The Synechococcus sp. CC9605 sequence CAGATTTTCCTGATGATGTTTTCAGATCTGGGTAATAGCCCCATGTTTTATTCAGCGTGTACCCTTCGCTGATAAGTGCATCGATACGATCGAGCTTTATCTTCATCTGAGGTGAGATGGTCAAGGCTCTTTTCGTAAACTTTGAATGATACTAGCCCTGTTGAGCTTCTTTTAGGATCACAAATCCCCGCTAAGGAAATCTGTGTCTTTAACTTATTTCAAGCATGCTTAAGCAGTATCTTCCGATTTACGCCGAATTGGTTGTCTCTTGCTTAAAGCGTGAGGCTGTCATTGAGCAGCAGCAACAGCAGTCGCAACACGCATTACGTCAAAACGGGCCATCAACCCAATTTGAGAGATGAACTCTCACCAGGCTCAGCAAGAACGTAGTGAGATGTGGTTCCCGTCGAGCTGTGGCCGAGCGTCGCTGAAAGGGTGAAAACGTCCACGCCCCTCCGAATTGCATGAGTCGCATGGGTGTGGCGGCAACGGTGCGGGTGGAGCCGGACGTTTGCCTCCCGTCCCCACATCGCCATGCGAGCGGCCACCGCCTGACGGGTCAATGGGCCATTCCTTTTATTACTTGAGAAAAGCCAGTCCCCAGGCTCGCCGCGGCCCAACGACTCGAACAGCTTCAGCGTGTCGGTGCTGACGCGTATGGTTCGGGGCTTGCTCCCCTTACCCAGGAGGCGAACGTTGCCACCCTCATCCAGCGGTTCGATGTCCTCCCACCGCAGGCGGCACAGCTCCGATACACGGCACCCGAGCAAATACGACCCGCGGACCATGACGTAGTCACGCGCTGCGATGGCTGACCCCTTTGCCTTCGCGGCACTGATGACACCCAGAACTGATGTCAGATCAGAGTCAGCCAGCGGTTTGGCCAGCTTTGGTGCCGACATTCTTGTTCTTCGGGGGTTTGGGTGCTCAGCGGATTGATAAGGACAGGACAAGGCAGTTGCGCTCTGATGCCCAGAACGCTCAGGACAAGGCTTATGGGGGCCCGAGCTGATGGCCACCGTCGAGGAGCTGAGGGGACAGTTGAAGGATGATAAAGCCAGGTTGCGGTCATTGACCTGGGTGAACTGGGGGGCCGGGGATGTAAATCGTGGAATGATCGATTACTCCAACCAGCTGACGTTGGTGAGCAGGTTGCAGGACGAGTTGCACAGAGCTTTGAAAGAGGAGGAAATTAAATGATCAACTTCAACCTTCCAGGCGCTTCTAACCCTGCTGCAGCCAAGGCACGATCTATCGCCCGTGATTTTCACGCCAAGCAAGCATCACGGGAATATGACGCCTATTGCGCCAAAAAGGGCATTCCTGAAGCAGAAGCACAACTACTGGCGCCCGCCAATGTGAAACACGGAAAAAGCCTGCGGATGAAGGAAGCCAGAAAGGCTGAACGCGAGGCATTCCTGAAACAAGAAGAGCAAATGGATAAGAAGTTTGGACGCCAGCGGAGCGCTCCTTAATAGGGATTCCCTGGAGTCAGTGATCCATCTTTTTCCGGGGGCCGTGGGGAGGTGGATTCTGCTGGCTAGATATAAATGACTGCAGTAAATTAGGCAAGTTGCCGTATAAGAAGATTTGGCCGATATCATCAACCATCTGCTTCAAAATGCAGCGCGTTCTCCACTCCTTAATGCCCAGCAAGGAAAAAGGAGCTGCTTACAAACGGGAGATGGCAATGCAGCAATTTAAAAGTGCTTTTGTTGAACATTAGCGAGCCTGCCATACCAGCGCGATTCTCCCTAATAATTATATTTACTGAGGGCAGTGTTATTAAGCCAAGTGTGGACACTCAGGACCAAGTTACAACAAAATGAATGGGAACTAGACAAGATCATCCAAATTTGGATAAATTATTATAATTTAAGCAGTGAGATTGAATTATTCTGAGGTATTGACGATTATTTCTACACGACGATTGCGTTGTCTGCCTGCAGGATTATCTTCTCCTTTATCAGTTTCATTCGGTTCTATAGGCTTGGTTTCTCCAAACCCTCTAACAACAAAGTTAATATCAGTCAATCCACCATTCTCAACGAGCCATTTACGAACAGATTCCGCTCTTGCTTCAGAAAGAGATTGATTGTACGCATCAGCCCCCTTGGAATCTGTATGCCCTTCTATACGGACATCACCACGAGCCATTTCAGTAATTTGCTTTGAAGCAATTCGAAGCGATGGAAAAGCAGAAGGCTTAAGACTTGACTTATCGAAATCGAAAAGGATATCGGATGAGATATCAATTAGAAGCTCGTCTTGCGACTTAGTCGATGTATACAAATCAATGATCGGGTAATCAAGGTCCAGAACACGAAACTTAAGTTCTTTAATTGATTCACTCTTTTCCTTATTACTTGGAACATAATCAAGCCCTCCTTCAATTTTTATATCCTTAACAGGTTCCCGGCTTGTATTAGCTACAATATTGTCAGATCCAGCAAAAAGTTTATTAGCACTCAAGTATGAAATTAAAGCAATTGCTATAAGAGGTAGTGGCCTGATAATGCTTTGCCGAAGGGGAATATTTTTTTTCAAGAATCTACTCCGATATAGGGATATCTTCCATTGGAGCCACACCGGGTATATAAATGGAAACTTTTTTGACATCAAGTGGAGGGGCTGGGAATTTTGCCCAGAGATTTATACTAGATCCAGGTTCAATCGAAAGCGGTGTTTCTGATGTACTGACTACAGGCTTCTTGTCCGTTCTAACCACCAAGTGCTTTCTTTGATTTGCACTATCAATAATGTATATTCCATCGCCCCAGTTGCCTGCGGCCAATTGATACTTGCAATACCAACCAGTACTACACTTAACTAACTCCTGGGTGGCAGAAGATTGATTTGACACCCTCCAGTACACATTCAAAGTGTCTCCGCTTGCTCGCTTAACATCAAGGAGGGATACTTCAATCCCCTGAAGCCGATAGGGCTCTGTCGCTAGGACAGATTCTTCGTTACCTGGATTATTGCTTTCAACAAAATTACTCAGATTAATTTTCTTTGTATTGGTAGATTTCGCCTCAACCTCTTCCTGACTACTCACTTGACTCTCTTGCTCGGCTGTAAAATTCTTTTCGTTACACCCCATCAACAAAAAAGCTATCAAGAGGTTGGAAATAAATAGGCCTAGATAGCGATTGATAAGATTCATCTAATTCAAAAATAAATATTGACCATGCTGTAATTTTACGAATCGACCGATTCATTGGCACGATTTATTACGTTATCTTAAGCAGCGGCCATCCCAAAAAAGCTTGGGGCGTTCTCTTCTTTTGGCTCACTTGGCTAGCTTAATTCACTAATTAGACAACCTCGCTGGCCTTCAAATAAATAAAATTACTGATATTTGCTTGTATGCATTAGACTCTGAACAAAGCTTCTTAAAATTAAGTGTTTCCAATGAAGCCACTTACCAGATTCATTGTTATTGACGTATTTTTACTGGCAATGCCAGCCATGGCTCAAGACATTATCTGTGGCAACGACTTAATAAACGTAAATGGCAATTGGATTGGAGCCAATCGAGATTCAAGGCAATGCCCTAAAGAAAAAATTGACAGTGATAAAAACCAAGCAGAAGAAAGTGACACTGATGATATTGATAGCTCGCAATGCGAGGTATACAATACAGAATATATTTCAATAAATCTCAGATACGAGCGTTCAATTGTATGTGCAGCGGCGTACATGTTTGTGCGATCAAATACTGACGCTGATGAACGTGGATTATACTGGAAACCTGATCGTAATCGCTTCAGACAATGCTTAGGAGCCAATGGATTTGGCCCAGAGGAAAGGGAGAATATTATTAAGTGGCATCCTCCCGTATCAGGAAGTTCTCCGGCCATAGCGGCTGAATACATGATAAAAAGTGCGAATGAACGTATAAGGCTTATGGAGGACTGCCGAGCATATGGAGTGAAGTCTGGTTCGTACATTCCGCCATGGAAGACTCAAGAAGTTAAGCCTCAGAAACCCATGATTCGGGCTATGCCTGCACAACATTGATGCTGATGCGACAGCTAACAAAGCTTTGCCGGAAATTTGCATGATCCTTGTTGTGAGATGTGAATAAAAAGTCCCTGCGTTTGCAAGGACTTTGGGTGGGTTAGCTTCTTCCAAATTCGCACATACCTATTGATTGGATCGAGGTTTACGGGCAGAAGTAATCATCTGAACACTGCCATCGCGTCATCTGAACGGCACTGCACGACAGCTGGGGTGAGGGTGTCCTCGGAGTCCCCAAGACCTCCATCCCATGGTTTTTGTAGGAACCATTGGGCGCTGAGTGTCAGCGTTCTTTTCACGCCGACACAGCAAGCAACGGCCTGACTCCCTCTCTGGCGAGCGGGGAGTCAGATCAGCGTTTTCAGTTGCCACAACATTTCAGCGAGTCATTTGGTCGCCGCTGCCGCCTCATCTGAACGGCACTGCACCCATTACAGAGGCGATGGTGTCGCCGGAAGTTCAGTCGAGCTTCTTCCATCCAATGGCCTATCCCTGTCATTGGGCGCTGATCAGAAGCTGGCTCCCTCTCTTTCCGGTCGGGGAGTCAGTTCAGCGTTATCAGACGGGTGGTGGACACCGCCGCAAGCTTTTTTTCTCTTGGCAACAAAAAGCTGAGGTTGGTATCGAATCGCTCTGAATCGACTCGCGTCACTGGCGTATTTAAGGTGCGTCCCGTTCTGGATGGGCTCCGGGCGGGACGCGGACCCATGTCAGCGGCAACTGCTGGGTCCGTTTGTCTTAGCGAAAAACGATTGTCTTCAGCGCACTGGCGGTGAGCACCGCCGCCAGCCTGTTCTGAGCATCTTGTCCCACGCGTCGATGGCGTTGTGCCGAAGCATCCTTCTGCGGGTTTGCGGGACTGGTGGGCGAGGTGGCACCCAGCTGTAGGTGCGCACCGCCACCCACTGGGCGTGAACCGTGGCTTAGTCAGGTTTGAACTGACAAAGCAGTTGCTGTTCAGGACTCACAAGCCAACCCTCACCACCCTGTTTCTCAGGCGGGGGATTGGTGGCGCGGTCCTTGTTTGCCATGGGGTGGATTCTGGCCATCGCCGTCGCCAAACTGGCGTTGCCAACAAACGCCCAAGCCGGGAACCGCCACGACCAACGTTGAGATGACGTGTCTTCAGGGTCTGGCGGATTTGGAAAGGCTGGAGGGGCCATGGCTTGATGGCCTGGCCACCGGCGATCCCGAAGTGGCGGCCACCACGGTGCGCCTGCTGCTGGCCCACCTGACCTGGAACAGCAAGCGACTGCTGGGGGCGATGGTGCTGGACCGGCTGGACGCCGAATCGTTGTCAACGCGAGCCGAATTCCCGGATCGTTGTCAACGCCTTGTCAACGAACTGGATTCTGTCAACGGCCTGAATCTCTTAGATCCCCTGGCCTGGAATAGTTGAGGGGGCCTTCCAGCCCCCGTGAGTCAATTGGGTGATACGGATTAATCAATTGACTGGAAGAACTCAGACATCAGCCAATAAGCGAGTCATAGACAGGAATTGTAAGGAACAGAGGATTACACAGGGGAAGCAAGAGGAGCTAATTTGTCCTGAGATTTGTCCTGAACCTTGGTCCTAGCTGCCAAATGGGAAGAAGGCTTCCGAGCAGCCGTCAAAACTGGACGCCAGGGGTGGACTGTCGGGAACAACAGCGGAAAGGTCAGGCTGAAAATCCGGGCGAAGGATCTCCGCACTGACTCTGCAAACCTTCCATTCCCCTGGACTGCTGAAGCCGTCGGCGATGCACTGCTGTTGATCAACCGGGTCTATCCGCTGTGGATGCAAGGTGATGTCTCCCTGAAGCAGGCCATTGCTGAGGTGAGCGGCACGAGCGACAAGCTCAAGCCAACGACCAACAAAGGGTGGCCATCAATAGTTGAGAGCTTTCGCGAGACCCTCCAAGAAGGGCGGAACCAAATCCTCGACTCGACGTACCGAGACAACTACGAGCCCTACTTCAATGAAGCCCTGAAAGCGCTTCGCAGCCGGTCTTCACCCGCTGATGGCCATGAACTCCTCAAGCAAACCCTGAAGCGTTGGGCGGGGAAACCATCGAGCAGAGCCGCTTGCTGCCTTGCCTTGCGAAATCTCATGGACCATGCGGTAAGTCGCCACCAAATGCCCGCGTCATGGCGAATCAGTCAGACAAGCATCAAGGAACTACGTGGTCGGCCCGCTGAAAAGAAGACAAAAGCGACGCTGACAGATGCAGAGGTGTTGCATCTGATCGAAGCGATAGACGCTCGAAACAATGCTTGGGGCAACGTCTTCCGGCTGATGGTCTTATTTGGTCTGAGGCCAGTAGAGCTGCAATACCTCGCTCCAAGGAGAACAGAAGCAGGCGATCTCGGCCTATGGTGCAGCTACCGGAAGATCTCGGGTCCAAACCGTTGCGATCCCAGATGGCTGCTGCCCCTGCCATTAGAGAAACCATCAGGAGAGCAAGTCTCCTGGAATCTCTGCCAGGCCATGGATGCGGGTCTCTTGGAGCTACCGGTTGGCCGTGATGGCGACCTCAGGAAACTAAACGGGCGATACGTGCTGAACCACTTGAACCGCCAACCTGAATGGCTTGAGTTGAAGCAGCGATACGAAGTCAAAGGCATGTGGCTGAGACCTTATTCATTTCGCGATGGCTACAGCGTGCGAGCCCATCGATATGGCATCGAAACCGCCCAAATCTGCAGAGCAATGGGACACGGACTTGCCGCCCATAGCAGAGCCTATGAATCAGCGACGGACGCAACAACAAGAGCAGCTTTTGAAGCGGCTATTGGTAGCTAGGCACCGCAAGAACGCACGTTCGACAAGCAAATGGGAACAGAAGGAATTGAGCACCCTATAATTCACACAACCGTCACGATTCCTTCGGGCAGTCGTGCTCTGACTCTCCACAAGGAGTTATTCGGGCCTACTGGATTGCGAGCCTCCAGCAAGGAACCGAACCGGGGTCTGCCGCACCTGTCAACGATTTCACAGGACTGGTATGCCCAAACCTCTTAGACGTCACAACAAATCTGGGGTCATTACTCCGAAAGGGACTAAAAAGCCCGCGACCCAGCAGTTGAACGAGCTGTACCAAGCTTTCCTAAGCGATGGAAGCCACTTTCACTTCCCGGGAGACGGGCGTGTCTTTGTGAACGGCACTCAGCTCCCAA is a genomic window containing:
- a CDS encoding tyrosine-type recombinase/integrase, whose product is MSAPKLAKPLADSDLTSVLGVISAAKAKGSAIAARDYVMVRGSYLLGCRVSELCRLRWEDIEPLDEGGNVRLLGKGSKPRTIRVSTDTLKLFESLGRGEPGDWLFSSNKRNGPLTRQAVAARMAMWGREANVRLHPHRCRHTHATHAIRRGVDVFTLSATLGHSSTGTTSHYVLAEPGESSSLKLG
- a CDS encoding OmpA family protein, with the translated sequence MKKNIPLRQSIIRPLPLIAIALISYLSANKLFAGSDNIVANTSREPVKDIKIEGGLDYVPSNKEKSESIKELKFRVLDLDYPIIDLYTSTKSQDELLIDISSDILFDFDKSSLKPSAFPSLRIASKQITEMARGDVRIEGHTDSKGADAYNQSLSEARAESVRKWLVENGGLTDINFVVRGFGETKPIEPNETDKGEDNPAGRQRNRRVEIIVNTSE
- a CDS encoding DUF1651 domain-containing protein; translation: MAVRTYSWVPPRPPVPQTRRRMLRHNAIDAWDKMLRTGWRRCSPPVR
- a CDS encoding integrase, which produces MVLAAKWEEGFRAAVKTGRQGWTVGNNSGKVRLKIRAKDLRTDSANLPFPWTAEAVGDALLLINRVYPLWMQGDVSLKQAIAEVSGTSDKLKPTTNKGWPSIVESFRETLQEGRNQILDSTYRDNYEPYFNEALKALRSRSSPADGHELLKQTLKRWAGKPSSRAACCLALRNLMDHAVSRHQMPASWRISQTSIKELRGRPAEKKTKATLTDAEVLHLIEAIDARNNAWGNVFRLMVLFGLRPVELQYLAPRRTEAGDLGLWCSYRKISGPNRCDPRWLLPLPLEKPSGEQVSWNLCQAMDAGLLELPVGRDGDLRKLNGRYVLNHLNRQPEWLELKQRYEVKGMWLRPYSFRDGYSVRAHRYGIETAQICRAMGHGLAAHSRAYESATDATTRAAFEAAIGS